The proteins below are encoded in one region of Plutella xylostella chromosome 13, ilPluXylo3.1, whole genome shotgun sequence:
- the LOC105384719 gene encoding uncharacterized protein LOC105384719, whose translation MSSSDKKRSRKSKLVPRTFVEVENDGIEVVQAQKTAAAVAFEVDVKVESGDDDDDDWCKKLEEEATAGRAGDDAPPPETPVSAEDTHPLDHFRENHPNVSTSLVQFWCIKLERLIADCHVAIHTFQVCKKRNEVLYYCDTCSRYFDVQLSFKQHFFKHKKVSTYRVIPQVTTRQLVLTAVEENKDEDEDDIKRRMYLDFITTAVGAVGKNECWTYQPLKIHYYKCYVCSKSFEHLRPFIEHLLAYYGHENTVFAVERILQSNLFYVKAKLPHQKETQENFPLYSANFARLMKCLMCREGFESQAALDKHQNPIKVDPLQVGPVVNGDCVYEALAIRRTTEARFTCGCGQLLMESLIEEHRAVCNLGASLPLVCCVCKYTTKKPGELRLHQMERHTVRSDEFLLQRLTQCGCLARYCGKRASHHCPLRKDCVACKDCELTFQNELFLRVHRMATQFGQRCELCGVFLPRSCMLAEHRALRHDGGALPAYSCPRCRHTYLDREVLFEHINQAHKSMKPRYYKSLVPWKRVVIKDLNSPVEILSDSEYPAPWSFIPSLFPEAMTSLVADDDDADSNTRVRGITELVRKLNKIKKENSVPTDNVDKDRNDVWKSMLKLKAKNTEVPKVTIHIPGISELVKKLKKRKHELISEATDGQDRAKTNTPDKDIDDSVNEESSIVIAKPETDHDYFKVQIKEENIETDSANVDAFKNRDEKVPMEVIENIVSKDSETEEKSTSQVETEKITVKQESDESAVPFELAKVKTELIEMEIDEQMPSEEFLVNLKSEVEQDTGLSNVFQPSEKFRYTKTTKPQEPETIRIKAEPVDLEEERIILQELEYDDTAESIDDFIQNNSEITTMEIKPEIYYESDDSPTKSQPKRYPRVPVEPLVLTCSKCGATFMELKLYLNHTAVHGNPKLSCPDCHQPMDTMSKLRMHVLVHVRRNYVPVYTIHHEDDSDSKLTFSCNKCGGVVDKEYFWSHWETHLVFGEVKKPVKAATAEPEENEEEEEDDGLKAYPGDHQPGVDLLPDVMTLLINLLQSITGTMNEKFCIVCEKFFMRNYDLKRHIIEHMLKDARANWPKNGKALACQICNAKYKKSHLYKLHMRGHGKLPIYKCEMCTKSFGDSSNFAKHKKIHGLQTMHCDMCSRKYRSKEMLIKHIERHARQAPQKCKLCDRSFSFANELKKHMKLKHVTGSKSYACGICGERYPSIKEKWDHEFAVHGETKRQFNCEYCPEKFRLQRLYKQHLNQAHKKALVIPAKTNNRSLLRRNAVIQNVAMPPGPLFYIKCPFCEEIFKQKAEYYIHVTRVHEAQPTEVKQTGGVEAQVDSDDDRLSIDMDKVKQEASSESENEELRRAVRLIM comes from the exons GAGGAGGCGACGGCGGGCCGCGCGGGCGACGACGCCCCTCCCCCGGAAACACCTGTCAGTGCCGAGGACACACATCCTCTCGACCACTTCAGGGAGAACCACCCCAACGTCTCCACCTCGCTGGTGCAGTTCTGGTGCATCAAGCTAGAGAGACTCATCGCTGACTGCCACGTCGCCATCCACACCTTCCAAGTCTGCAAGAAGAGAAACGAAGTCCTCTACTACTGTGACACATGCTCAAGATACTTCGACGTGCAGCTTAGTTTCAAACAACACTTCTTTAAGCACAAAAAGGTTTCCACCTACCGAGTGATACCGCAGGTCACCACGCGCCAGCTCGTGCTCACGGCCGTCGAGGAGAACAAAGATGAAGATGAAGACGACATCAAACGAAGAATGTATCTCGATTTCATAACGACCGCCGTGGGCGCTGTTGGTAAAAATGAATGTTGGACGTATCAACCACTCAAGATCCATTATTACAAATGCTATGTTTGTTCCAAAAGCTTCGAGCATCTGCGGCCATTCATCGAGCATTTGCTGGCTTATTATGGACATGAAAATACAGTTTTCGCAGTTGAAAGAATCCTCCAAAGCAACCTGTTCTATGTGAAGGCGAAACTACCGCACCAAAAAGAAACACAAGAGAACTTCCCTCTCTACTCCGCCAACTTTGCACGGCTAATGAAGTGCCTTATGTGCAGAGAAGGATTCGAAAGCCAAGCCGCATTGGATAAGCATCAGAATCCTATTAAAGTGGACCCGCTGCAGGTCGGGCCAGTGGTGAACGGGGACTGCGTTTACGAAGCCCTAGCGATCCGGAGGACAACCGAAGCTAGATTTACATGCGGTTGTGGACAGTTACTGATGGAGAGCCTTATAGAGGAGCACAGAGCGGTGTGTAATCTGGGGGCGTCGTTGCCGCTAGTGTGCTGCGTGTGCAAGTACACAACGAAGAAGCCGGGGGAGCTGCGGCTGCACCAGATGGAGCGGCATACTGTACGCTCGGACGAGTTCCTGCTGCAGCGGCTGACGCAGTGCGGCTGCCTGGCGCGCTACTGCGGCAAGCGCGCCAGCCACCACTGCCCGCTGCGCAAAGACTGCGTGGCCTGCAAGGACTGCGAGCTCACGTTCCAGAACGAGCTGTTTCTGAGAGTGCACAGAATGGCGACCCAGTTCGGGCAACGCTGCGAG CTATGCGGCGTGTTCCTGCCGCGCTCGTGCATGCTCGCGGAACACCGGGCGCTGCGGCACGACGGCGGCGCGCTGCCCGCGTACAGCTGCCCGCGCTGCCGCCACACATACCTCGACCGCGAGGTGCTGTTCGAGCATATAAACCAGGCGCACAAGAGTATGAAGCCGAGGTATTATAAG aGTCTTGTCCCATGGAAGAGAGTTGTGATTAAAGATTTAA ATAGCCCTGTGGAGATACTGAGCGATAGTGAATACCCGGCTCCGTGGAGCTTCATCCCAAGTCTGTTCCCCGAAGCCATGACGTCGCTCGTAGCGGACGATGATGACGCTGACAGCAACACACGTGTACGAGGCATCACCGAACTAGTCAGGAAGctgaacaaaattaaaaaggaAAACTCTGTTCCCACCGATAATGTTGACAAAGACAGAAATGATGTCTGGAAATCTATGCTTAAACTGAAAGCTAAAAATACAGAAGTGCCGAAAGTTACGATCCACATACCAGGCATATCTGAATTAGTGAAGAAGTTGAAGAAAAGAAAACATGAATTAATATCTGAAGCCACGGATGGTCAAGACAGAGCTAAAACTAATACACCTGACAAAGACATTGATGACAGTGTTAATGAAGAGAGCAGTATTGTAATTGCTAAACCAGAAACAGACCACGATTATTTTAAAGTCCAGATCAAGGAGGAAAATATTGAAACAGATAGTGCAAATGTTGatgcatttaaaaatagaGATGAAAAAGTACCTATGGAAGTAATTGAAAATATCGTTTCAAAAGATAGTGAGACGGAAGAAAAAAGCACAAGTCAAGTTGAGACTGAAAAAATCACTGTGAAACAGGAAAGCGATGAAAGTGCTGTACCTTTTGAATTAGCTAAGGTAAAAACAGAACTAATTGAAATGGAAATAGACGAACAAATGCCTTCAGAAGAATTtttagtaaatttaaaatccGAAGTAGAACAAGACACAGGATTATCCAACGTATTCCAGCCATCCGAAAAATTTAGATACACCAAGACTACCAAACCCCAAGAACCCGAAACCATAAGAATCAAAGCCGAACCCGTAGACCTAGAAGAAGAGAGGATAATCTTACAAGAACTCGAGTACGACGACACCGCCGAGTCTATAGACGACTTCATACAGAACAACTCCGAGATCACAACGATGGAGATCAAGCCCGAGATCTACTACGAGAGCGACGACAGCCCCACGAAGTCGCAGCCGAAGCGATACCCGCGCGTGCCGGTCGAGCCGCTGGTGCTGACCTGCTCCAAGTGCGGGGCCACCTTCATGGAGCTCAAGCTGTATCTCAACCACACGGCCGTCCACGGGAACCCCAAGCTGTCCTGCCCGGACTGCCACCAGCCCATGGACACTATGAGCAAACTGCGCATGCATGTCCTAGTCCATGTCAGGAGGAACTACGTCCCCGTCTACACAATACACCACGAGGACGACTCGGACTCCAAACTGACGTTCAGTTGCAACAAGTGTGGCGGCGTCGTGGATAAGGAATACTTCTGGTCGCACTGGGAGACTCATCTGGTCTTTGGAGAGGTTAAAAAGCCAGTTAAAGCCGCTACAGCGGAGCCAGAAGAAAATGAAGAAGAGGAGGAGGATGATGGCTTGAAAGCGTACCCGGGGGACCATCAACCGGGGGTCGACCTTCTACCGGATGTGATGACTCTACTCATTAATTTGCTCCAGTCGATTACGGGAACTATGAATGAAAAGTTCTGCATAGTCTGTGAGAAGTTTTTCATGAGAAATTACGATCTCAAAAGGCATATTATAGAGCACATGTTGAAGGATGCGAGGGCGAATTGGCCGAAAAACGGAAAGGCTCTCGCGTGTCAAATATGCAATGCTAAATATAAGAAGTCTCACCTGTACAAGTTGCACATGCGGGGCCACGGCAAGCTGCCGATATAcaagtgtgaaatgtgcacgAAAAGTTTTGGCGATTCGAGCAATTTCGCCAAACATAAGAAGATACATGGGCTGCAGACGATGCACTGTGACATGTGCAGTCGCAAGTACAGGAGCAAGGAAATGCTCATCAAACACATCGAG CGGCACGCGCGCCAAGCCCCGCAGAAGTGCAAACTCTGCGATAGATCGTTCTCGTTCGCCAACGAACTCAAGAAACACATGAAATTGAAACACGTGACGGGCTCCAAGAGCTATGCGTGCGGGATCTGCGGCGAACGATACCCGAGCATCAAGGAGAAGTGGGACCACGAGTTCGCGGTGCACGGCGAGACCAAGCGCCAGTTCAACTGCGAGTATTGCCCAGAAAAGTTCCGACTACAAAGACTATACAAACAACATCTCAACCAAGCACACAAAAAGGCGTTGGTGATACCGGCAAAAACGAACAACAGGTCGCTGTTGCGTCGCAATGCAGTCATACAAAATGTTGCTATGCCTCCTGGGCCGCTATTTTATATCAAGTGTCCGTTTTGTGAGGAGATTTTCAAGCAGAAAGCGGAGTATTATATTCATGTGACGCGTGTTCACGAGGCGCAGCCCACGGAGGTAAAACAGACGGGTGGCGTGGAGGCGCAAGTGGACTCGGATGATGAtagattgagtattgatatGGATAAAGTGAAACAGGAGGCGTCGAGTGAATCTGAAAATGAAGAGTTACGTAGGGCTGTCAGGCTAATAATGTGA